DNA from Selenomonadales bacterium:
ATGCGGACGAAAGAACAGATGGAGCTCTTCGGTATGCTTCAGACAGGCAGTCTCATTTGTCTGGCGGCATCGATGCGTCAAGAAAGTCGCGGCGGGCATTATCGCAGTGATTATCCGCAGACGATGGAACTGTGGCGCAAACATCTGATCTTACAGAAATAGGAGGCGAGGGAATATGTATCTTTCGATGAGAGCATTACAACCTAAGATCATAGAATGGTTAAACGAGGACGTCGGCAGTGGTGACATTACGACGGAAAATATCATCCCGCAGCAAGCTAAAACAGTCGGCCTCATTCAAGCAAAACAGCGCGGTATCGTAGCCGGTATCAACGTGGCAGGTCTCGTTTTCACGACGCTTGCTCCCGATATCGAATTCACGCCGATGGTAGAAGACGGCGACGAAGTGGAGCCGCATACGGTGCTTGCGAAAATAGAAGGCGATGCGCACGTTATCTTGACAGGCGAACGTCTTGCACTCAACCTTCTGCAGCATATGAGCGGTATCGCAACGCTTACATCGTCGTACGCACGTCTGGCTGAAGGAACGAAAGCGCACGTCGTTGATACGCGCAAAACGCTCCCCGGCCTTCGTATGCTTGAAAAATATGCGATCCGTGTCGGCGGCGGCCGCAACCATCGCATGGGTCTTTATGATGCCGTTATGATAAAAGATAACCATATCAAGGTAGCGGGCGGTATCAAAGAGGCTGTTCAGATGACGAGAAACGAGATATCCCATACCGTCAAGATCGAAGTCGAGACCGAAACGCTCGACCAGGTCAAAGAAGCACTCGAAGCAGGTGCAGACATCATCATGCTCGACAACATGTCGATCGAAATGATCGAAGAAGCAGTTCGCCTCATCGACGGTCGTGCTATCGTCGAAGCATCGGGCGGTGTTACGAAAGAACGCTTGCCTGCCATTGCAAAAGCAGGTGTTGACATCATCAGCGTCGGTGCGCTGACGAACTCGGCACCGATCCTTGATATCAGCCTTGATATCGGCGAGATCAAATACTAAGACAAGACAAAGCCCTTCCCATGCGGAAGGGCTTTTTGTA
Protein-coding regions in this window:
- the nadC gene encoding carboxylating nicotinate-nucleotide diphosphorylase, giving the protein MYLSMRALQPKIIEWLNEDVGSGDITTENIIPQQAKTVGLIQAKQRGIVAGINVAGLVFTTLAPDIEFTPMVEDGDEVEPHTVLAKIEGDAHVILTGERLALNLLQHMSGIATLTSSYARLAEGTKAHVVDTRKTLPGLRMLEKYAIRVGGGRNHRMGLYDAVMIKDNHIKVAGGIKEAVQMTRNEISHTVKIEVETETLDQVKEALEAGADIIMLDNMSIEMIEEAVRLIDGRAIVEASGGVTKERLPAIAKAGVDIISVGALTNSAPILDISLDIGEIKY